One window of the Cryptomeria japonica chromosome 7, Sugi_1.0, whole genome shotgun sequence genome contains the following:
- the LOC131043060 gene encoding L-type lectin-domain containing receptor kinase SIT2, with protein MGNSPVVVALFLVLLCPGPAVEAQTDFIDETNFSFVNLSGSATVIPDVGIRLTDQAEFIKGRALYSEPVRMKDGGSVDETFSFSTTFVFCILPPSDLSMAGDGLAFIITPRASQDKAATGQYLGLFDKFTSMGQSSNHLFAVEFDIVKNEEFNDINGNHVGVDLNSLISIESKSAGYWIGNQFLELDLKSGQNIQAWIDYDHLQKELNVSVAPAGSLRPEIPLIYMENLSLSSILEEEMYVGFSASTGLTIAGNYILAWSFSTNGKAPALNTSMLKPILQRNPKSNNLPLIVAVSTGLGGFLVLGVAAGALMWFKRKKRRDPIEDWEVEYWPHRLSYRDLAIATKGFREEQVIGCGGFGKVYRGVLPSNGLEVAVKCLLRESREGVKEFLAEISSLGRLQHRNLVQIRGYCRRDKWLFIVYDYMPNGSLDKLMFENSGGVLGWVQRYMILRDVAAGLLYLHQGWEQRVVHRDIKSSNVLLDSELHGKLGDFGLARLYKHDDNYLSTCVMGTPGYIAPEVAHTGKATPDSDLFSFGVLMLEVACGRRPVTPFPDAPQIGLLDWLRELQDNEKLMDAADPKLNGEYIEDEMERVLHLGLLCSDPQPKARPNMRQVLQILQGEASLISLSLDMCEQSPMTESSDNYSTYAYCSTSLEGR; from the coding sequence ATGGGAAACTCGCCTGTGGTCGTTGCACTCTTCCTCGTCCTCCTCTGTCCTGGGCCAGCCGTCGAAGCTCAAACGGACTTCATCGATGAAACTAATTTCTCTTTCGTAAATCTGTCTGGAAGTGCAACAGTGATCCCCGATGTAGGTATCCGCCTCACCGATCAGGCAGAATTCATCAAGGGCAGAGCTTTATATTCAGAACCTGTGCGTATGAAAGATGGCGGGTCCGTGGATGAAACATTTTCATTCAGCACTACCTTTGTATTCTGCATACTCCCCCCTTCAGATCTTTCAATGGCCGGAGATGGATTGGCCTTTATCATAACGCCTCGGGCATCGCAAGACAAAGCTGCAACCGGTCAATACCTTGGTCTGTTCGACAAGTTTACAAGCATGGGACAGTCTTCCAATCATCTGTTTGCAGTAGAGTTTGACATAGTAAAGAACGAAGAATTCAATGACATTAATGGCAATCATGTGGGGGTTGATCTCAACTCTTTAATCTCCATAGAGTCTAAGTCTGCAGGTTATTGGATTGGCAATCAGTTTTTAGAGCTGGATCTCAAGAGTGGACAGAATATACAAGCTTGGATTGACTATGATCATCTTCAAAAGGAGCTCAATGTAAGTGTAGCCCCTGCTGGTTCTCTTCGCCCAGAAATTCCCCTGATATATATGGAGAATCTGAGTTTGTCCAGCATTCTTGAAGAAGAAATGTATGTTGGTTTCTCAGCATCAACAGGATTAACAATTGCAGGCAATTACATCCTTGCCTGGAGCTTCTCTACAAATGGAAAGGCACCTGCCCTGAATACATCTATGCTGAAGCCTATTTTACAGAGGAACCCCAAATCCAACAATTTGCCACTAATAGTCGCAGTTAGTACCGGTTTGGGTGGTTTCCTAGTACTCGGGGTTGCAGCAGGAGCACTAATGTGGTTTAAAAGAAAGAAACGCAGAGACCCAATTGAAGATTGGGAGGTGGAATATTGGCCTCATAGATTAAGCTACAGAGACTTAGCCATTGCAACCAAGGGTTTCAGAGAGGAGCAAGTCATAGGATGTGGAGGATTTGGCAAGGTTTACAGAGGAGTCCTTCCTAGTAATGGTCTCGAAGTTGCTGTAAAATGTCTCCTCCGAGAGAGCAGGGAAGGAGTGAAGGAATTCTTAGCAGAGATTTCAAGTCTCGGGCGTTTACAGCACCGGAATCTTGTGCAAATCAGGGGTTACTGCAGGCGAGATAAATGGCTTTTCATAGTGTATGATTACATGCCCAACGGAAGCTTGGACAAATTGATGTTTGAGAATTCTGGAGGAGTGCTGGGATGGGTTCAGAGGTACATGATTCTACGGGATGTAGCTGCTGGACTGCTGTATCTTCACCAAGGATGGGAACAGAGAGTAGTGCACAGAGACATCAAGTCCAGCAATGTTTTGTTGGATTCGGAGCTTCATGGAAAATTGGGGGATTTTGGGCTTGCTCGTTTGTATAAGCATGATGACAATTACTTGAGCACTTGTGTGATGGGAACGCCAGGGTACATCGCACCAGAAGTAGCACACACCGGAAAGGCCACTCCCGATTCCGATTTGTTCAGCTTTGGGGTTTTAATGTTGGAGGTTGCCTGCGGAAGGCGTCCTGTGACTCCCTTTCCTGATGCCCCTCAAATTGGTTTGTTGGACTGGCTGAGAGAGTTGCAGGACAACGAGAAGCTCATGGATGCAGCGGATCCAAAGCTTAATGGTGAATACATTGAGGATGAAATGGAGAGAGTGCTCCATTTGGGATTGCTCTGTTCCGATCCTCAACCGAAAGCCAGACCGAACATGAGGCAAGTGCTGCAAATTCTTCAAGGGGAAGCATCCCTCATTTCACTTTCGCTTGACATGTGTGAGCAAAGTCCAATGACAGAGAGTTCAGACAATTACAGTACATATGCCTACTGTTCCACTTCCTTGGAGGGACGTTAG